One Cystobacter ferrugineus genomic window, CCGAGGACGTGGAGCGCTTCTCCCGAGTCGATCCGCTCTTCGCCCTCAACAACACCCACCACCCGAGCCTCGGCAAGGCGTGCCGCACCGGGGAGAGTGTCATTTCCGTGGACGGGGCGGGCTCGGCGCGCCGGTGCCACTTCGTGCGTGAGTTCCTCGGCAACATCTACGAGCCCGGCTTCGAGCAGGTCCTCCGTCCGCGTCCCTGCGCCAAGGAGACGTGCGGGTGTCACATCGGCTACGTGCACCTGGACTACCTGGAGCTGGAGCGGGTGTTCGGCTCGGGCATTCTCGAGCGCGTGCCAGTGGAGCCCCTCTGGCGGGCTCAGCGCAGCGCCTCGCGGATCTCCCACTCGTAGACGGAGAGCCCGTCGCGCCGCAGGTTGGGCAGCAGATCTCCGAAGGCGTTGGCCTCCAGGACGTAATGGTTCTGGAAGTGCGCCTCGTACATGAGATCGATGCCCACGTGCAGGCAGTCATGGGACCGCGCCACCTGGCGGCACGTCTCCATCGCCGCCTCCAGCTCGCGCGGAGGCACCGCCTCGAGGAAGGCCTTCATGTCGCCGCGCTTGCCCCCCAGGTGCAGGTTGGTGATGGGGTGGCGGCTCTGACGGATGACGGTGAAGGCCGGCTCGCCCCGCACCATCAGCACCCGGCAGTCGAAGAAGTCCCCGCGCAGCCTCGCCTTGGGCAGGGCCCGCTCCACTTGCGAGCCCTCGCGCAGGAGGAACTCCAGGGCCGCCTCCACCCGCCCAGGCTCCCGCAGGCGGCGCACATTGAGCGAGTTGTACCAGCCGGTGTCCGTCTGCTCGAGGGTGGTGAACAGGGACTCGTCCGAGCGGCCCAGCCGGAAGATGCCCAGGCACGACGCCGAGGAGCCACACGAGAGCTTCACGAACGCCTCGCGCCAGCCCTCCTCCCGCATCCGCGTCCGCAGCGACTCCACGTCCGTGATGCCCTCCAGCGACGGCGGCACCGGAATGCCCCGCGCCGCGTACTTCCGCGAGGTAATGCGCTTGTCGAAAAGCTCCGCGATGCTGGCGGGTGAGGAGAGCACCCGCCAGCGGGGGTGCTCGGCGAAGATGGCCTCCAACTGGCGCAGCGTCCGCAGGAAGCCCAGGTGGTACTGCCTCGGGCAGAGGATGCGCCCGTGGTCCTCCGGGAGGGCGTCGATCTGCTCGGGCGTGAGCACGGCGCACCCGAGCGCCCGCGCTTCCTCGTGGCCCCGCTTCAGCAGCGCCTTCTCCACCTCGAAGCTCTCGCCCGCGGCGTCGATGCGCACGAGCCGCTCGGTGTCCGGCAGGTCCCCGAGCGCGGCCGGGTCTCGCAGCAGCTCCCGCCAGGGCACCACGTGCGCGGGAGGAAGGCCCTGGGAGGCCAGGGCCGCCTGGAAGAGCGTGACGCGCCGGTTCTCCGGATTGCCGATGAGCAGGAAAGGCGGCGCGCCCACCCGGAACTCCCGCTACTCGCCCACCGCCACGTAGCGGTAGTCGTCGTCCTCGTCGTAGTCGTCACGCTGGTTGCCGTGAGCCACGTGCTCGCCCAGCTTCGCCACCTGCTTCTGGGCCTCGTCCGACAAGAGGTTCTCCGTCACGTCCAGGCGCTTGAGGTGCTTGAAGGCCGCCGCGTTCGCCACCAGCGCCTCCGCGCCCTCCTTCGTCATCGTGCCCATGGACAGATCCAGCGTCTCGAGCTGGGGGAGGATCTTCGCCCGCGGCAGCGCCTTGCACAGCTCGTTGGTGAACTCCGCGTTGCGCAGCCCCAGGTGCTTGAGCGCCGGCACGCCCTTGCCGTCGAGCAGGGGCTGGATGTCGTCCACGCCGCCTCCCGCGCCGTAGTTCTCCGAGCCGAACCACACCTCCAGCCGCTCCAGCTTCGGCCAGTTCGCCTTCACGATGGACTTGACCGCATCCAGCGGCAACCCACCCGTCTCCACGGTGAACTCACGCAGCTCCGGCAGGTTCACCTCGCCCAGCTCCAGCTCGCCTCCGCGCACCTTCAACGAGCGCAGGCGGGGGAACGCCTTGTACACCGGCGAGATGTCTTGCAGGTGCGTCCAGGAGATCTCCGTCTCGTCCGGATACTCGAAGTCGCCGATGAAGAGCGTCTCCAGCGTGGGGCACGTCGTCCCCGCCAGCGCCTCGATGGCCTCGCTGTAGTCGTTCTCCTCGTAATCCGCCATGCCGAAGGTGAGCTCGCGCAGGAAGCGGGCCGAGGGCAGCGCCATCAGGTGCTTCACCGCCTCGGCGGAATCGAACTCCGAGTCGAAGTCTCCCCGGGCCAGGCGGGCGCTCTGGATGAAGCCGAAGCGCCACCCCACTTCCACCTCGTTGTCCTCCTTGTCCGCCAGCGCCCCCAGCAGGTACTTCTTGTACTTGCGCACCAGCGCCGACGCCTGACGCTTGAGCTTCGTGGCCTCCTCGCCCGACGCCTGATGCGCCGCGCACTGCAGGGCGATCAGCTCGCCGCGAGGGTCTCCCTGGCTCTGCAGCCAGTCGCCATAGACGAGGTAGCCCTCCACGTTGTCCGGGTCCTTCTCGATGGCCGCCTCGAGCTCCGGATTGCGTTTGGCCAGGTTCGCCGAGTCACCGCCGTCCTCGTCCTCCTCGGGCGCCTCCTGGCCCTCGGCCAGCTCGTAGCCCTTCTTCGTCTTCTCGGCGACGAGCTTGTCGTACTCGCGCTTGGCCTCGATAGGGTTGGAGAAGTTCTGCGTCTTCTCCTGGCCCTTCGTGCCGATCTTCCCCCAGCGCGTGGTGAAGCTGTTTCCCGAGAGGGTGATCTCCCAGAACTTGCTGGAGCTGCCCTCCTTGAACTCGTAAAGCGGCATGTGGTTCCCCTTGGCCTGGCGACGCTAGAGGAGCCCCCGCGCAAGCTCAAGCGTTGCTCCACGCCATGTGGCCCACAGCTCCTCGCCGGGTGGCTCGGAGGACGAGGAGGGCAAGAGCCGAGGCACCGGCTGGGAGACATCGAGCAGCGACAGGCCCACCTGGGAGGGAGCGGGAGGCACCTCCTGGCCCCCCAGGAGGAGCACGTCCGCGCGGGCCCGCTTCGCGTCCTCCGCGGCCTGGGCGAGGACCGTCTCCACGCGGTCCGCCACCGTTACCTCGGCGTTACCTCGCGCGAGCCACTCGCGCAGCAGCAGCTCGCACAGGCCCCGTTCCGCCTCCAGCCCCTCCCCCACCACCACCACCCGGAAGCGCAGCTCCTCCTCCCCCAGCCACACGGACAGCCGCCGCACCAGGCTCAACACCAGCCCCAGCACCAGCACCCCCCGCTGCCAGCGCAACCCCGCGTCCTTGACGCGTGCCTCCGTCAGCCCCGGCAGCAGCGCGAACGTCACCCGCCGCCGCCGCCGCACGACGAGGCTCTCGTCCCGCGTGTAGTAGAGCAGCTCGCCCTCCACATAGCGCAGGTCGAACAAGTCCAGCCCCGCGTCGTCCTCCATGTAGACGAGCTCCGAGGTGACCAGGTTCTCCAGACTCCCCACGTTGGACACCGAGGAGAAGCCGCCCTGGGGAAACGCCGCGTCATCCTCCAGGTGCGAGGGCGTCTGGCCCGAGGCGGGCTTCCGCGGACGCATCCGCTTGGGCAGGGCCTCGGCGAGCGCCTCCGCCGCCTCCACCGCCTGCTCCAGCGCCAGCCGCCGCGCCCGGCCCTGGAGCCGCTCCAGGTTCTCCAGGGTGAACACCTCCGCGTCACCCAACAGCACCCGCGCCCTCCGGGCCGCGCCGCCCAGGGACTCGTAGGACTCGACCAGCCGCTCCACCTCCGCGCCCCGCTCGCGCAGCGCCGCGTGGCCCGTCTGGAGCAGCTCGGCGGGAGGATGTTCGAGCACCCGCCGCGCGAGCCCGGGATTCACCGCCGCGCCCCCCGTGAACCCGAGCCGCGTGAGCACCCGGGCCACCAGGAAGGCCACGCCGCGAGGACGGAGCTCCACCGGCATGCGGGCCAGCGCGTTCACCACCGCCTCCAGCCGCGGCTCGGCGGCCAGCCGCGCGAGCAGGTGGTCCTCATAGGCACGCACCGCGGCACGCAGGGAGGGCACGGTGTCCGGCACCGGCCGCGAGGACTCGAGCGGCGCGCCCAGGGCCAGCCGCCCGAGGTCCACCACCACGCCCAGCGGAGGCAGCGCCGGAAGCTCGGCGTGGGTCGCCAGCAGCCAGGGCACGGCTTCCGCCATGGCCTCGGGGGAGGTGCCCCCCAGCCTCGCGAGGCACAGCCCCGCGCACAGCCACCGCTCCGCTTCCCCGGGTCCAAGCGGCTCCGTCGTCATGTCAGCCCGAGCAGCCGAGGCACCTTCTCCTCCAGCAGATCGATCTCCTCGCGCGTCTCTCCCAGGAAGGAGAGCAGCACCAGATCCTCCCGCTCGACGGCGCCTCCATGGAAGATCCACGCCCGCGTGCGCAACAGCCGGTAGAGTTTCACCAGCTTGCGATCGCTGATGAAGACGCCGTCCTCGCGGGTGAGCGTCTGCACCACGCGGCGGAACTCGCGCAGCAGCTCGTCGCGGAAGAACAGCTCCCGGTCGCGCAGCTCTCGCCCCTCCGGCCCCGGCTCGCGCCGGCTCATCACCAGCGTCAGGTAGCGGTGGGCCTTGAGGAAGTCCTCCAGCGTGGCGTGGCCCTCCGCCCAGGGCTTCTGGTTCAGCTCGCGCTGCGTCTGCGACTCCAGGCCCGCGTCGATGAGCTCGAGGAAGTAGCGGTCCTGCACCGGGCGGCAGGCCGCCTTCAGGCAGAAGCGATCCTTGAGCGCCCCCAGCTCCGCGTGCTCGGGCAGCTCGTTGGTGGCGGCGAAGAGCACCTTGAGCCGCACTGGTTGGGGCGCGCCGTCCTGGTAGAACTTGCGCTCGTTGATGACCGTGAGCAGCGCGTTGAGGATGGCCGAGCTGGCCTTGAACACCTCGTCCAGGAAGACGAGCCGCGCCGTGGGCAGCTTGCCCCGCTCGCGCCGCATGTAGCGGCCCTGCCGCAAGAGGTTGATGTCGATGGGGCCCAGCACCTCCGAGGGCTCGGTGAAGCGCGTGAGCAGATACTCGAAGTAGTCCTCGTCCCCGATGCGCAGGGCGTCCTTGAACTTGAGCACCAGCTCGGACTTGGCCGTGCCCGGCGGACCCACCAGCAGCAGCGGCTCCTGCGCCACCGCCGCCACCGTCATCAGGTCCACCAACGTCTGCTTCCCCACGAAGTGCCGCCCCAGCGAGAGCCGGAAGCGGTTGATGCGCTCGCGCAGCGCCTGGGACTCGCGCGAGAGCGCCTCGTGGGACAGCTCGGTGATGGGGTCGACGGCGCTCCGGCCGTCCGCGGGCTCCCGAGTGGGAACGCTCATGGATGCTCCTCCAGCTCCCGGTGGATGCGGCGCCGCACCAGGAATTCGTCCTCGTCCAACCACCGCCGGGTGCGCTCACCCGACCCCTGCCCCACCCCCACGTGCCCCAGCACCAGCGCGTCCGCGAACTCCACCACGGACAGGCAGAAGTGGCTGTTGGTGTTGTAGCTGTCCGTCACCCAGGGGAGCTGCTCGGACAGCCGCGCCAGCGCTGGCAGGGCCACGTCGACCGGGGCCTGGGACAGCGCCCCCGCGAGCCCCCGCGCCAGGGTGAGCCGCTCGGGCATGGGCCCCTGGAACTGGGCCAGGGTGGTGAAGGCGCGCTCGAACACGGCGCTGGCCTCTGGCAGGTGTCCGAGCAGCGCGAGCCCGGCGGCGATGCCGAGCTGGGTGGACAGGGGCACCTTCTCCGGGCGGGCGAGGAGCTGCTGACCCGGCTCGAGCAGCCCGGTGGCCTCGCGGGTCAGCCCCAGACGGCGCAGGTCGCGCAGGCACGCGCCGAGGATGCCGTGCCCCCAGGCCGCCGCCGCGGGAGGAAGCCCCACCAGCAGGGCGCGCAGCCGTCCCACCAGCGCCTTGACGTGATCCTCCCGGCCGAAGTGTCCCGCCACCGTGAGGGCATCCCCCAGGAGCAGGGCATGGGCCTCGTCGGGCAGGCCCTCCATGGACGGCACGAGCCGGGCCAGCAGCGGCAGGGCGCGGGCCGGGGGCAGTCGAGGAAGGGTGTCGAGCAGACCTTCCAACAGCCGCTGGCGCTCGGGGGCCGGCGTGAGGAGGGAGAGCGCCCGGGCGGCGAGCTGTTCCACGGCGGTGGCCAGCCGCGCCACGTCCTTCTCCTCGCGCAGGAGGGCGAACTCCTCGCCGCGTGGATCCCGCTCGCCCCGTCCGAAGGAGCG contains:
- a CDS encoding AAA family ATPase, which gives rise to MSVPTREPADGRSAVDPITELSHEALSRESQALRERINRFRLSLGRHFVGKQTLVDLMTVAAVAQEPLLLVGPPGTAKSELVLKFKDALRIGDEDYFEYLLTRFTEPSEVLGPIDINLLRQGRYMRRERGKLPTARLVFLDEVFKASSAILNALLTVINERKFYQDGAPQPVRLKVLFAATNELPEHAELGALKDRFCLKAACRPVQDRYFLELIDAGLESQTQRELNQKPWAEGHATLEDFLKAHRYLTLVMSRREPGPEGRELRDRELFFRDELLREFRRVVQTLTREDGVFISDRKLVKLYRLLRTRAWIFHGGAVEREDLVLLSFLGETREEIDLLEEKVPRLLGLT
- a CDS encoding WGR domain-containing protein; this encodes MPLYEFKEGSSSKFWEITLSGNSFTTRWGKIGTKGQEKTQNFSNPIEAKREYDKLVAEKTKKGYELAEGQEAPEEDEDGGDSANLAKRNPELEAAIEKDPDNVEGYLVYGDWLQSQGDPRGELIALQCAAHQASGEEATKLKRQASALVRKYKKYLLGALADKEDNEVEVGWRFGFIQSARLARGDFDSEFDSAEAVKHLMALPSARFLRELTFGMADYEENDYSEAIEALAGTTCPTLETLFIGDFEYPDETEISWTHLQDISPVYKAFPRLRSLKVRGGELELGEVNLPELREFTVETGGLPLDAVKSIVKANWPKLERLEVWFGSENYGAGGGVDDIQPLLDGKGVPALKHLGLRNAEFTNELCKALPRAKILPQLETLDLSMGTMTKEGAEALVANAAAFKHLKRLDVTENLLSDEAQKQVAKLGEHVAHGNQRDDYDEDDDYRYVAVGE
- a CDS encoding STM4014 family protein; the encoded protein is MGAPPFLLIGNPENRRVTLFQAALASQGLPPAHVVPWRELLRDPAALGDLPDTERLVRIDAAGESFEVEKALLKRGHEEARALGCAVLTPEQIDALPEDHGRILCPRQYHLGFLRTLRQLEAIFAEHPRWRVLSSPASIAELFDKRITSRKYAARGIPVPPSLEGITDVESLRTRMREEGWREAFVKLSCGSSASCLGIFRLGRSDESLFTTLEQTDTGWYNSLNVRRLREPGRVEAALEFLLREGSQVERALPKARLRGDFFDCRVLMVRGEPAFTVIRQSRHPITNLHLGGKRGDMKAFLEAVPPRELEAAMETCRQVARSHDCLHVGIDLMYEAHFQNHYVLEANAFGDLLPNLRRDGLSVYEWEIREALR